A region of the Chryseobacterium gotjawalense genome:
TAAATTGGGGATTTGCTGAATAAGTTAAATTTAGGAAAATCTGTGGTTAAATCTAAATTCGCATCGAAGAACGACTGTATGGTTCCGATGTCGGTCCAATAGCCATCATATTGAAAACTCAATGTTTTATATTTACCAATACCATTGGGAATTAATTCACCACCGAAATCATCACCGGCATCTTCATCAAACATTTTCTTCAACCCATTTTTATTGAACACGTAGATTCCCATTGAGGCAAGATATTCCTTGCCTTCTGCTTTATTCTTTTCTGATACTTCAGATTTCCAGTCATTTAACAAGTCGCCGGAAGGTTTTTCTATAAATGAAGTAATATTTCCTTCTTCATCAGATTTCAAAATACCAAATCCAGGTGCATCCTTAGCGTTTACGGGAATCGTTGCAATGGTAATATCTCCTTTATTCCGGCAATGAAAATCGATCATTTCCCGAAAATCCATTTGATAAAGTTGGTCACCCGAAAGGATAAGGATAAAGTCATAATCATATTTATCCAGATGTTTCATAGACTGACGTACTGCATCTGCTGTACCCTGATACCAGGCATCGCTTTCTATATTTTGCTCTGCTGCCAAAATATCTACAAAACCTTTGCTGAAAGTATCGAAATGGTATGAGTTCTTGATGTGTGAATTCAGCGACGCGGAATTAAATTGGGTCAGCACCAAAATCCGATTAAAACCCGAGTTAAGACAATTGGAAATAGGAATATCTACCAACCTGTACTTTCCGGCAATAGGAACCGCCGGTTTTGAGCGGCTGTGGGTTAAAGGCGACAACCTCGTCCCTCTGCCACCACCAAGGACAATTGAAATAACACTGGGTTTCATATACGTTTATTTTAATAGATTAATAAATAATGCTGCTTAACAATATTACCATTTTTCCTGTACTAATCAAAATAAAACAGAATGATTAATGCTACTATTCCTATTTTTTTGAATAATAAACTTAAAACCAATTAAAGGGACGGGAAGGAAAATTAGGATTGATAAGAGCGGGTTTAAAAAAATATTAATTTCAAATTTCAGACCAAAAGGTAAAAGATACACTGGGGGAATATTTAGAATTGATTCCCAGATTGTGCTTTTAAAACACTTTTTGGTTTCTCTTCTTTTAAAGCTTCTTTCTTTTCATCAAATTCCTGAACATAAACAATAATCCAATCTTTAGCCTGCGAAGTAAACTTATGCTTAGAATCTAAATGATATTCAAGACGTTTATTGACATCGGTTGAAAAACCTTTATAATAAACATCCAAACTGGCGGAATAAAGTATGTAAACAAAATATTTCATCAAAAAAAAAATCTCCCAAAAATAATTTGAGAGATTCGTCCCGTTTCGGAACGGGAGGATTCGAACCCGTCTCGTCAGCTGCTGACGAGATGACAGGGCAGCATGCTAACCTATCAGTTTCTCAATGGATTTCCGGTTTAATTTTTTCAAACGTTTCTCTTCTTTTAAAGCTTCTTTCTTTTCATCAAATTCCTCAACGTAAACGATAATCCAATCTTTAGCCTGCGAAGTAAACTTATGCTTAGAATCTAAATGATATTCGAGACGTTTATTGACATCGGTTGAAAAACCTTTATAATAAACATCCAAACTGGCGGAATAAAGTATGTAAACAAAATATTTCATCAAAAAAAAATCTCCCAAAAATAATTTGAGAGATTTGCGATCCGGACGGGATTCGAACCCGCGACCTCCGCCGTGACAGGGCGGCATTCTAACCAGCTGAACTACCGGATCATTTTTTAAAGTAATGATAAACTTTTATTAAACTTTTTATAAATGAAATGAATTTATAAAAAAGCGATCCGGACGGGATTCGAACCCGCGACCTCCGCCGTGACAGGGCGGCATTCTAACCAGCTGAACTACCGGATCTTTTTTATGCACTGATCAATCAATTTGTGATTTGAATCGCTCCCACCATCTCTTATCGGGATGACTGGGCGTTTCTACCACTTGAATGACCGTATTATCTTTGTTTGTAAGAACTCCTTTCTTTTTGATGACTGCAAAAGTACAACTTTTATTAGAGCCTGCAAATGTTTTTTAAAAAAAATGCTCTCCTGATCAGGAAAGCACTCATTTTCAAGCAATTTATTTTTTATAAATGTGCTGATAATTTTTCAGAGATCACTTCTTTTGAAGCTACTCCTACAATTTTATCGACCACTTCTCCATTTTTGAAAATCAAAACGGTAGGAATATTTCTGATTCCGTAGTCTACAGAAACCTGTTGGTTGTTATCTACATCTACTTTTCCTACCACTGCTTTTCCTTCGAAATCAGCCGCTACTTCTTCGATAATTGGGCCCAGTGTTCTACACGGTCCACACCATACTGCCCAAAAATCTACCAATACCGGTTTATCTGAATTCAAAACCATTTCCTGAAATGATTGATCTGTAATTTCTAATGCCATTTTTTTATCTATTTTTAAATTAATTTATCAGTGTACAAATTTACGATATTCCTGTTAATTCAAGTCTTCATTTATCTATGTTCAATATTTGCTTTGTCTATTTGAAAACTTTTTGCAATTTCTACTAAAGCATCAACCAAAGCGTCGATCTCTTCTTTGGTGGTAAGATGGCTGAAGGAAACCCTTAAAGGCGTTGTTTGATCCATTTCTTCTTCATCCACGACCATCATCATCACCATAGAAGGTTTTGCCGCTCCCGAAGAACATGCGCTCCCTTGGGAAATTGCAATTCCCTTCATATCCAATTTTAATCCGATCATCGGGTCTTTGAAAGGCAGCAGTACACTGAGCACCGTATATAAACTGTTGTCCATTTCTGCGCTTCTGCCGTTGAATTTTACGCCTTCAATTTTCTGAGAAAGCTGATCGATGGTATATTGTTTAATTTCTTTGATATGATTAGCGTAACTGTCCATATTTTTCAGGTAAATCTCCAGGGCTTTTCCTAAACCTACGATTCCGCAGACGTTTTCCGTTCCTGCCCGTAAACTTCTTTCCTGGGGACCACCGGTGATAATTCCTTTTAAGCCTGAAGCTTTTCTAATGAATGCAAAACCACTTCCTTTGGGTCCATGGAATTTATGAGCGCTGCATGAAGCAAAATCTAGGGGAATATCCGAGAAATCCAAATCCATGTGTGCCATTGACTGCACCGTATCCGAGTGAAATAAGGCATTATTTTCCTTGCAAAGCTGCGCTACTTTTTTAATATCAAGCAGGTTTCCTATTTCGTTATTGGCATGCATCAAGGTGACTAAAGTTTTCTTGTCAGAACTTTTCAGCAGATTTTCCAGCTGCTCCAAACTCACATCTCCTTTTTGATCAGGACGGAGATAAGCCACTTCCACTCCTCTTCTTTTCTTCATATCCAAAACCGTCTCTGCCACGCATTTGTGCTCCAGAGGCGAGGTAATAATCCGCTCTACTCCCAAATGATCGACACACGATTTTATAATCATGTTATTGGATTCTGTCCCGCAAGAGGTGAAAATTATTTCTCCCGGACTCACTTTCAGATAATCTGCGATCTCTCTTCTTACGTTTTCGATGAGTATTTTAGCTTCCTGACCGAAACTGTGGGTCGACGATGGATTCCCATAATTGTTTTTCAAAACAGACACCATTGCATCGATAACCTCTTCTGAGAGCGGCGTTGTCGCAGCATTATCCAAATAAATTTTATTCATTTTTACTTTTCCTTTTTTTAGATTTTTCAGACTTTAAAATTAATGAAAAAATTTAAACTGAGCTTCATTTGCCCAATCCATCATTTCCTGGTCGCCGGAAGTATCACCGAAAGCGATGATCTTATCGTATTTTTTGTCAGATATTGCTTTTTCTATCCGGTTTACTTTTTCTCTGCCATTGCAGTTCCTTCCTACAAAATCGCCGGTGAAAATCTCCTCTTTAAACTCTGCCTGTGTGCACAGCAGATTCATTTTTAATTTTTCTGCAAATGGTTTCACCCAAATATCCAGTGAAGCAGATATGATATAGCAGTCTGTCTGTGAATGATCGATATTTTTGATGAATTCTAAAGCATTCTCTCTAAAGATTTCAGGGTAATACTGATCAAAAAACTGCTGTGATTTTTTTTCAATTTCCTCCCTCTTCTGTCCTTTGAGAACTGAAGAAATAAAACTCTTTTTCACTTTTTCCGCCTCTAAAAGATTCAATTTCAACAAAGTAAAAAGCGGAATATGTTTTATAAACTGTATTCTGAATTTTGAAGCATTATAAAATTTGAGAAACAGAAACATGGTATCCTTATCCGTTAATGTTCCATCAAAATCAAAGCAATATAATTTTTTCATTTGTTTTTAAAAATACGTTTTCTGTTAATTCTCCCCTAAAACTCCGGACTGTATTTTTATCGTATTAAAGTTTTAATTTTTTAAAAATAAACTCCGGAATATTTTTGATGATTACCATGATAATACTCCAAACTGGCAGCACATAGACCTCATTTTTTTTATTTTTATAAGCGCTGTAAATTTCTTCCGCTGCCTGTTTTGGGCTTGCAGTTAATTTAGGATTCAGCGGCAGACCTTCGGTCATTTTAGTGGCCATAAAACCGGGCTTTACGGTAAGAACATGAACTTTTTTGCTGAACAGGTAATTTCTCAATCCACTTAAATAGGCCGTTAAACCTGCTTTTGCACTGCCATAAATAAAGTTACTTTGCCGACCGCGTTCTCCTGCGACCGATGAAAGAACGATCATCGTTCCGGATCTTTGCCGCTCCATTTTACTGGCGAAAAAATTAAGAACAGGAATCAATTTCGCATAATTGATGTCGATAATCTTCTCCGTATTCCTGTTATCATACAGCCCTTCTTCTGTTCCTTCACCGAGATATCCGGTTGCGCAAAAGAGCAGATCCGAAGTAATTTCATCAAAAGTGGTATAATCGACCGGCCGCAGCAAATCGAGTTCGATAATCTCTGACTGCTGAACATATTTTACCTCAAGATGTTTGGCAAATTTCTCTGTAGTTTCTTTATCAGAAGTAAAGAGAAATATTTTTGCGAATTTTTCACCCGCACTTAAAGCTTTCTCAACAAAGGCCTGGGCAACTTCTGAATTGCTTCCTAAAACGATCATAGTTTATTGGTAATTTCTGGATGTGGATTCTGGATACGGTTGGAACTTACTTGATTCCCAAGATTACTGATTATGGATTCTCTTCTGCTGCATGGAAATAAATTTCGTATTCTGAACATTTTGCAGGTAATTGGTCAGTGATGATTTGCTCATCGAATCTTTGGTCAAATAGATTCTGCCGCCAAATTCTTCAACAATATCATCAAGCTGAGCGACCAGTTTTTTCAGTTTCGAATTGACTTTAAAATCCAAAGCCAAAGTATAGCCTTCCATCGGAAAAGAATTGTAGGCTTCCGGATGATCTTTACCGAATAATTTTAACACTGCGAGAAAAGATCCGTTTCCACTTTTGGCGATGGTTTCCAGAATTTTCTTCAATCCTTCTTTTCCTCTTTCTTTAGGAATCACCAGTTGATATTGGATAAATCCATTTTTCCCATAGATCCGGTTCCAGTCGTTCACGATATCCAGAGGATAAAAAAACCGTTCATAATGCACGAAATTTTTAACTTCTTTGTTCTTCTGTTTACGGTAATACAAAAAGTTAAAGAACTTCACGGTAAGGCGATTCAGCACAAAATTGGGAAAGTAGAACGGAACGGACGGGCTGCTGATTTTTTTTAGTTTTAGAGGATTCTCCTGCAATTTCTTTGGCAATTCATGTTTGAAGGCGTGCTCGCCGCGCATCATCACACTTCTGCCCAAGTTTTTATCTTTTTGAAGACAGTCAATCCAGGCCACGTTATAAGTCCAGGATTCACTTTCGTCAAATAATTTAAAAATCTCATCTAAATTTTCAGCTTTAATGCTTTCCTGACGAATATAAGTGCTTTCAATATTTTTTAATTTGAATTTTGCAGAAAGGATAATTCCTGTAAGGCCCATTCCACCAATTGTTGCCCAGAATTTCTCCGGATTTTCGCTTCTCGAACAATTGAGGATTTCTCCTTTTTCGTTCATTAAAGAAAATTTATTTACATATTCTGAAAAACAGCCTTCCGCATGATGGTTTTTTCCGTGAACGTCAGAAGCAATTGCTCCTCCAACCGTAATAAATTTGGTGCCCGGCGTTACAAAGAGAAAGTAACCTTGAGGAACAATTACTTCTAAAACGTCGGAAAGTAAAACGCCGGATTCACATTCGATAATTCCGTTCAAACGGTCGAAACTGATGAACTTATTCAGTCTTTTGGTAGAAAATATATTTTCAGAAAGCGCTGCGTCACCGTAACATCTGCCATTTCCTCTGGCGATAATGTCGTGATTATTGCGGACATATTCTTTAATTTTAGCGGGCGAATCTTCGGACTTCATTTCTTTTTCCACTACGGGAAAATTCCCCCAGTTCGTCACGGTCTGTTTATAATCTGGTTTCATTTTTTGAAATAAATTTGTAATAAAAACGCCGCCAACCAAAGCATCAAAGTAACCTGGATGTATCGGTCTTTATAAATAATTTTGGTCGGTGATTCGGTTTTGTTATAAACTAAAGTCTGCTGTAAATAGCGTAAAAAAGCAAAAACAACAAAGATGACCGTATAAAACACTCTCGGATGGAACCGCTGCTGAACTTCGGGCGAAAGGGTAAACATCAGATAACATACGATTGCCAATGCACAACTGATCGAAAGTGCGATGTCGGCAAACTGTACATTGTAACCGTCCAGTGATTTTCTTGTTCTCCCGGATATTTGGGCATTGATCAGTTCGCCTCTCCGTTTTCCAATGGCTAAAACCAAGGCCAAAACAAAAGTAAGCAGGATTGCCCATTGCGAAATTAAAATTCCGGTCGCATAACCGCCGGCTAAAACCCGCAGCACAAAACCAATGGAAATAATCATGACATCTACGATCGCCACGTGTTTTAATTTAAACGTATATGCTAAATTCATCACGAAATAAAAACCGATGATACTTGCGAATTTCCAGAAATTATCCAATAAAAAATCCCGGCTTAGGAACATTAAAACAGCAATCAAAGACAGAAGGATGATTAAAATAATCTTGGCGGTTGATTTTGAGATGGCGCCACTTGCCAGCGGGCGGTCTTTTTTGTCAGGATGTTTTCTGTCGGATTCGATATCAGAATAATCATTGATAATATAAATGCTGCTTGCGACGAAGGAAAACATAATAAAAGCAAAAATACTTCTGACTAATAAATCATAATGGGTAATATTGCCCGAAAAAAAGAGCGGCAAAAAAACAAAACTATTTTTGACCCACTGCTCTATGCGAAGCAGTTTTAAGTATTTCTTCATTCATCTAAAATTCTATTGCGAAATTAGTGAATTTTAAATAAAAAAAAATCCGCCGAAGCGGATTATATATTAGTATTTTAAGATGAACTTATTGTCCTGATTTAGCATCATTAATCATATTTTCATTTGCAGTAATAGCAAATTCCACTCTTCTGTTCTGTGCTCTGCCTGCATCGGTATCATTGGAAGCGATTGGATCTGCTTCACCCCTTCCCATGGTATTCATTCTCATTGAAGAAACACCTTTAGAAGACAAATAGCTTTTGACGGCTGCCGCTCTTCTGTCTGAAAGGGCAAGGTTATAAGAGTCGGTTCCTTTGCTGTCGGTATAACCGTAGATGTTAATATTGGTATCAGGGTTATTTGCCAATATGGTTGCTAATTTATCCAGGTTGGTTTGAGCGGTCGCAGTAAGATTAGAGGAATCGAATGCGAAGTTGACCATATTCTCTTTCATGGTTACTTTGATGCCCTCTCCTACTCTTTCTACTTCAGCACCAGGTAAAGTTTCCTTGATCTCTCTGGCTTGTTTATCCATTTTGTTTCCGATAACGTTACCGGCAACACCACCTACAACACCGCCAAGGACGGCTCCTAAAGGTGCGTTTCTACCTTTTCCCAGATTGTTACCAAGAACACCACCTAAGACCGCTCCTGCAGCAGCACCGATTACCGTTCCCTTCTGCTGGTTGTTTGAGTTTTTTACGGCCTCACAACTTGTCATTGTCAACATTGATGCTGAGATAAATAATGCTGCGATATTTGTTTTGTTAAAAATTTTCATAATGTTTATTTTAATATTGTTATTTCATTCCTGTTCTGGCAAAATTGTAAACCACACGTACATTTTCACCGTTTGAAGGAATATTTTGTTCTAAACTAAAGGCGTCAGTCGTTTGGCTGATTAAGTTTAAAGAATAGCCCGCTGTAACTTTTTTTGCTTTAGAACCTTCCACCAATTTTTTGAATTTGAATTCATTACCATTGGTTACTTGAAATTCAATAGGCTGGATAACACTTGGGCAGCTTCCACCACCATTGATGGTATAAGAACCGGTCCAGTTATTGGGAATCAGTCTCCAGTGACTTCCAACAAAGCATTGTACGTCTGCACCTTCGTCAAAAGGCTTCACTTTGTAGTTCTTATCATAATTTACACTGGTAATCTCCCAGTCACCTTTCAGTTTCAAAAAATCTGCACGGTCAGACTGCGCAGTTTTCGCGGTGGAACATGAGACAGTCATTGCTGCTCCAATAATTCCTGCTAATAATAAATTTTTCATAGTAATTACAATTAATTAGTTTATCACTACAAAAAACCGTGCCAAGTAAACATTAAAAACCAAAAAACCCGAATTAACGGGTTCTTTTTTACTATTTAAATTAAGTCTAATTAAATGAACGAATTACCGTTTACCGTTTTACCGTTTTTTTCTTTACCGCAGACGGTTTCACTTTTGATGGAACTGAATGAGCCGACGGTTTGTAAAAATTCGTGTAGGCATATTCCGCTGCTTTCCTCACATCGATGACACCGCCCGCTTCAGAAATCAGATCAAATCGGTTATTGGTATTGGAATTAATCATTGCGTTTACCGACGATTTATTTGAGGTTTTCACCAATGCTTCAATCATCTGGGCAGGAGTCAGATTCGGCATATACGCAAGTAAAACAGAGGCTGCACCGGCCACTACCGGCGATGCCATGGAAGTACCCTGCAGATATTCGTATTTACCATCCGGAACGGTTGAGTAAATTTTGTCTCCCGGGGCGAATACATTGACCATTTTTTTATTGTAATTAGAAAAGTCTGCTCTTAAGAACTCATTATCATTCGTAGAGGCACCCACAACAATCATATTGCTGATGAATGGCTG
Encoded here:
- a CDS encoding glucose-1-phosphate adenylyltransferase, with the translated sequence MKPSVISIVLGGGRGTRLSPLTHSRSKPAVPIAGKYRLVDIPISNCLNSGFNRILVLTQFNSASLNSHIKNSYHFDTFSKGFVDILAAEQNIESDAWYQGTADAVRQSMKHLDKYDYDFILILSGDQLYQMDFREMIDFHCRNKGDITIATIPVNAKDAPGFGILKSDEEGNITSFIEKPSGDLLNDWKSEVSEKNKAEGKEYLASMGIYVFNKNGLKKMFDEDAGDDFGGELIPNGIGKYKTLSFQYDGYWTDIGTIQSFFDANLDLTTDFPKFNLFSKSPIYTRARMLPPSKILGSYVSKAVFGDGCIVMADKIENSIVGNRSRIDKGSTIVNSYMMGADFYQDTQEIVSNDKDGIPNLGIGKYCYIEQAILDKNCRIGDNVRIIGGKHLPDGDFENHSIKDGIVIVKKNAVITPGTQIS
- a CDS encoding GIY-YIG nuclease family protein codes for the protein MKYFVYILYSASLDVYYKGFSTDVNKRLEYHLDSKHKFTSQAKDWIIVYVQEFDEKKEALKEEKPKSVLKAQSGNQF
- a CDS encoding GIY-YIG nuclease family protein, producing MGDFFLMKYFVYILYSASLDVYYKGFSTDVNKRLEYHLDSKHKFTSQAKDWIIVYVEEFDEKKEALKEEKRLKKLNRKSIEKLIG
- the trxA gene encoding thioredoxin, producing the protein MALEITDQSFQEMVLNSDKPVLVDFWAVWCGPCRTLGPIIEEVAADFEGKAVVGKVDVDNNQQVSVDYGIRNIPTVLIFKNGEVVDKIVGVASKEVISEKLSAHL
- a CDS encoding cysteine desulfurase family protein, which translates into the protein MNKIYLDNAATTPLSEEVIDAMVSVLKNNYGNPSSTHSFGQEAKILIENVRREIADYLKVSPGEIIFTSCGTESNNMIIKSCVDHLGVERIITSPLEHKCVAETVLDMKKRRGVEVAYLRPDQKGDVSLEQLENLLKSSDKKTLVTLMHANNEIGNLLDIKKVAQLCKENNALFHSDTVQSMAHMDLDFSDIPLDFASCSAHKFHGPKGSGFAFIRKASGLKGIITGGPQERSLRAGTENVCGIVGLGKALEIYLKNMDSYANHIKEIKQYTIDQLSQKIEGVKFNGRSAEMDNSLYTVLSVLLPFKDPMIGLKLDMKGIAISQGSACSSGAAKPSMVMMMVVDEEEMDQTTPLRVSFSHLTTKEEIDALVDALVEIAKSFQIDKANIEHR
- a CDS encoding HAD family hydrolase produces the protein MKKLYCFDFDGTLTDKDTMFLFLKFYNASKFRIQFIKHIPLFTLLKLNLLEAEKVKKSFISSVLKGQKREEIEKKSQQFFDQYYPEIFRENALEFIKNIDHSQTDCYIISASLDIWVKPFAEKLKMNLLCTQAEFKEEIFTGDFVGRNCNGREKVNRIEKAISDKKYDKIIAFGDTSGDQEMMDWANEAQFKFFH
- a CDS encoding SDR family NAD(P)-dependent oxidoreductase, which codes for MIVLGSNSEVAQAFVEKALSAGEKFAKIFLFTSDKETTEKFAKHLEVKYVQQSEIIELDLLRPVDYTTFDEITSDLLFCATGYLGEGTEEGLYDNRNTEKIIDINYAKLIPVLNFFASKMERQRSGTMIVLSSVAGERGRQSNFIYGSAKAGLTAYLSGLRNYLFSKKVHVLTVKPGFMATKMTEGLPLNPKLTASPKQAAEEIYSAYKNKKNEVYVLPVWSIIMVIIKNIPEFIFKKLKL
- a CDS encoding FAD-binding oxidoreductase — protein: MKPDYKQTVTNWGNFPVVEKEMKSEDSPAKIKEYVRNNHDIIARGNGRCYGDAALSENIFSTKRLNKFISFDRLNGIIECESGVLLSDVLEVIVPQGYFLFVTPGTKFITVGGAIASDVHGKNHHAEGCFSEYVNKFSLMNEKGEILNCSRSENPEKFWATIGGMGLTGIILSAKFKLKNIESTYIRQESIKAENLDEIFKLFDESESWTYNVAWIDCLQKDKNLGRSVMMRGEHAFKHELPKKLQENPLKLKKISSPSVPFYFPNFVLNRLTVKFFNFLYYRKQKNKEVKNFVHYERFFYPLDIVNDWNRIYGKNGFIQYQLVIPKERGKEGLKKILETIAKSGNGSFLAVLKLFGKDHPEAYNSFPMEGYTLALDFKVNSKLKKLVAQLDDIVEEFGGRIYLTKDSMSKSSLTNYLQNVQNTKFISMQQKRIHNQ
- a CDS encoding decaprenyl-phosphate phosphoribosyltransferase — protein: MKKYLKLLRIEQWVKNSFVFLPLFFSGNITHYDLLVRSIFAFIMFSFVASSIYIINDYSDIESDRKHPDKKDRPLASGAISKSTAKIILIILLSLIAVLMFLSRDFLLDNFWKFASIIGFYFVMNLAYTFKLKHVAIVDVMIISIGFVLRVLAGGYATGILISQWAILLTFVLALVLAIGKRRGELINAQISGRTRKSLDGYNVQFADIALSISCALAIVCYLMFTLSPEVQQRFHPRVFYTVIFVVFAFLRYLQQTLVYNKTESPTKIIYKDRYIQVTLMLWLAAFLLQIYFKK
- a CDS encoding OmpA family protein; this translates as MKIFNKTNIAALFISASMLTMTSCEAVKNSNNQQKGTVIGAAAGAVLGGVLGNNLGKGRNAPLGAVLGGVVGGVAGNVIGNKMDKQAREIKETLPGAEVERVGEGIKVTMKENMVNFAFDSSNLTATAQTNLDKLATILANNPDTNINIYGYTDSKGTDSYNLALSDRRAAAVKSYLSSKGVSSMRMNTMGRGEADPIASNDTDAGRAQNRRVEFAITANENMINDAKSGQ
- a CDS encoding lipocalin family protein, whose amino-acid sequence is MKNLLLAGIIGAAMTVSCSTAKTAQSDRADFLKLKGDWEITSVNYDKNYKVKPFDEGADVQCFVGSHWRLIPNNWTGSYTINGGGSCPSVIQPIEFQVTNGNEFKFKKLVEGSKAKKVTAGYSLNLISQTTDAFSLEQNIPSNGENVRVVYNFARTGMK